DNA from Solenopsis invicta isolate M01_SB chromosome 4, UNIL_Sinv_3.0, whole genome shotgun sequence:
GTTTCAGAATAGTCAAAAAGGGGAAAAGAGAGACCACTAAAACCAGAAGGAGGCAAATAGTCTTGGTAGCGCTTTTCCAATGCTTCCATTTCAGCCGCCAGATCAGCTTCTATCTTCTATAACAGGTACATCAAGACTTTATTTCAGACTTATGTAGAAGACCTAGGTTCAAGGTACTTTGCGCATTCAAGTTACTTTAACTGCAAAATTCGTGTCGTGTCGATTTTCCTTCCTCTCTGCGTTCTCGCCGAAATTACTTTTCATCTTGATTTACAGAGGCTCCGTTTCATTAATGATTAGTCATGCAAGTTAAGCTCCGCGCAAAGCGACGCAAGCTGAATGCAAAAAGCGGACGTCTCCATTACAAAAGTCGGACGATCGAGTTTACGTTTGAATCGGTCATTTGAAAAAACCAAgtcaatttttgttgaaattgaaatattaaggAATTCAGAATAAGACAAGAGACACACAATTTCCTTCAATGATCACATTAATTAAGAATGTATTACacctattttcaaaataataaaaaatagtaaacaaATTGTTATTGTTTCACATTGTATTTGAAAGTAGTACAACAAAGATAAGAATTTtccaattgaattaaaaattttaataacaagtaAAAGTGTACTTTaatggaaatatattattagaaataataaaaaaattatattagaaataatgaaataattagacaaaaatctaaatttttaatacaaatatattaaatattcaagataatttatgttaaaaaattccaTTATGTGTAAGCGAAATATAGAGATTAATTCTGCAAAaacagatttatttataaaataattaagctcagaatcgcaataaaattatatatatattttcttgaataattaaaacatttataaaatattgaaattgttgttaaatttcaatataataaaaaataataacaaataaaatatatacaataaatgcactataaaatgtaatgttataaatacaattttcacatgtaatttatttaaatatttatataaatattaacacatttgtaGAAATAGGTGTAATGTAtcttaaccattttttttcctaaatacCAGATCTATAAAACTCTCATTCACATGAGAAACACTACAAGTCAGTGATTATGTTTTCTGTACACTTATACTCTGTAAAAATATACGATAATAAATCATTGTATCACACTGGAATTCAACGTTACGAgtttgttattttacatttaattatgttttttttcaataataaagcTAAATATCTTTCTTAGGATACAACCTGTTGCAACATATTTAGAAGAGTATGTCATAATATTTACAGAATTTCCTAATTAAAATACTCTactttatttgtacaaaaatttaaaacacaacatgagtcaaaattttcgaaattaatttttttcaaaaataaaattaaaaaatgatatttttcactcacttaatgaattattttagtATACAAGAATTCAATTTACAAATTTGCTTTTTTCTACGAAATGtgcatttttcaattataaaattaaatagagccgcatcttcaataataaaattaaatacaagttGTATCTTTcttcaaatgttattttaaaacaaccATAGAGAACCctatcattatatttataaaaattcctaGAAGATTCtagtttatatgtataaaaatgctCATTTTGAAACATaagtcaaaatttttgaaattaattttcttttggaaataagttaaaataatacatccCACTCGTTTAATGTAAgagatataacattttaaatatatttttaattattttgaacacTGCAGTTGTAAAAACAAGACGATTCTTTTCAATTCTTCAAAAGTGAGACTCTAATTTgtgttgtttttcaaataacCGATTCATTTAAAATCTCCACATTATGCCTTCCGCTCACGAAATTTCCCTGCGTCGGTTTGCGCCGACCTCCAAACTGAACTATAAATTCTCACAAtgcgtaaaatataaacaaaattttgaaagtgaAGCACATCGCTAAACCAATAGAGAATTAAGAGGCAATTATACGTACTATAAGGCCGCAAAGATCAAAGATTTTTGCACCCAAAAGATACATCGTTAAGGtgaaaataagataattgtAAGATAATATCATTCAAGCTCGGTGTAATCACCTGCTTTCGCGGCTTAAGCTGTGCCTTCCACTCGCGAATCTCCCTCCCATAGGCCTCTTCCTGCTCTTTGAGCTTCAGAGTTTCATGCTCCATCAGCATCTTTCGCTTCTCGTTCTGCAATTGCTCCAATTCCTTGATCGTGGCGTCGCTCTGGGCCCTCACTTCCTCGAGCTGCCTGGAATGCTTCAATTCAAATCTCTGCTGTTCTGCCCGATACCTCTTCTTCTCGTTCTCTTGAAACTTCTTCAGCTTCTCTCGCTCAGCATCGGGGTCTGGCGCGAGCACGGATGACATCGAGATCCTCATCGATTCCCGGAACATCATTTCACGCGCTTTCATTTCGTTGCGAATTCTCTTCGGCAGGTTTCTACGCTCCACCGTCTGACGCTTGATCAGCTCCTCCTCCTTTCGCTGATTCATCCTCTTCATCTGTTCTAGCTCCTTTTCGTGCCGTATGAGCATTTGGTGTCTTTGCAGGAAAAAGATGTCCTTGAGTTGTTTCTTCAGCAGCTGCTGCCGTTCGTGTATTTGTCGCTCCTCTTGCTCCCAGATAGCCGCCTCCCTGCCACGCATCAGTTGCTGTTTCTGTTGCAGGAATTGCCGCTCCATCAGCGCGATTTTCTCACGATGACTATCCGACAGTCGTCTTAGCGACATCTCGTGGCTCTCGTTGAGCTTCTCCAAGAAGAGCTTCTCCCGTTCCTCGTGCTCTGCCTCGAGCTTCTCCTTACGTATTTTAAATGCGCTCTTCCGCTTGTCCTTTGGCATCAAGTCTATTTCTTGCTTGAGCAATCTTAATTCTTGTTTCAGGCCTTCTCGGAACTGCTTGAGCTCTCTCTCCTGCTCGCTCCGGATCTTCTTGGATGACAGCCGCAGGTCGACCTCCTGCTGTGCTTCGGCACGCTCGATTTGCTGTCTTTGTTGCCGGGCGAGTGCCTCTAAGTCGGCTTCAGCGCTTCGTTCCAAGATTTGTCTTTCTTGCTCGAATCGCTTCTCTTGCTGGTCCTTGTTAAATTGAGCTTTCTGAGACAGGTCCTGATACTGTTTTTGCTCCATTTTCTGCAGCATCTTTAACTCCCGCAGCTCTTGCTTCCTGAATATCTGATCGTCATACACCTTGCCATTCTCGTCGTCGCCGTATATCACTTTCGaggtcgtcgtcgtcatcatgaCACCGTCAATCTCGAACTTTCTCGTGCGCTTTCTcgtctttttcttcaaattcatcaTTTGTATGTCTTCCTTCGTTCTAGTCGGCCGAGATGATATTTCGCGATTGTAATCAGGTTTTCGACGTAGGACAACTTCCTCATCGACCTCGGTATGCTGAGGTTGATTCAAACGATTTTCTTTGTTCGATTCCCTACTGTCCTGACTAATCGTCGTCGAAATGGATTCGGCATCGGAACGATCAATGCTCTTGCTCGGCGTATGCGATCTTATAGAACTGGAATCGCTTTGAGACCTAGAACCCTCGAAGCTGTCCGGAGAAACTCGTTTCTCCTTACCAAAACTTTTAACATTGACTTCTTTCGGTTTGACTGTCTTTACGATTTTGTCATCGGTGTGATGCGGCATCTCATTCTTAATCAATCCGTTCAGTTTTTTCGCGTTTCTCTCGTAATCATCTATGTCCGGAGACTCGATGGTCGTACTGGCGACTATTATCTTACCACTCTCGTCTCCGCTATCGCTCCTCAAGCTTAATCTTTCATTCGAACTCAGATCGCTGTGAGACGAACCAGTACGAATGACGTTGTGCTTCTTGGAGATCGACGAGTCCTTCACCTGTTCCTTATCCTCGCCGACAGTGACTACCGAAACGTGACTGGTGTCCTGCAATTCGTCCACGATGGGGCTTACTATGACCACCTCCGACTCATCTAACTTTTTGCCGATTCTCTTAGACACATCAGTAAGTACGATAGGTTGCTCCTGCGGCGTGTATTCTAGACTGTCCAGACTAGGAAACGCGTCGTCATCGACAGAATTGTCGTTCACCTGAGTCTTGTTCATTTCGTTGGCGACAATTACAACTTCCGACGTTGGTGAGGTGCGACGTGGAAGAGGCGTCGTGGCCGACATCGCCGAGGGTGCGTCCACCAATACGGGTGGATGTGTCGTCACGACGGTTACTTGGCTTATATTACTCGCCAGACTGTTCGACAAATCCGGCGAGTCGGCAGTAATATGGACGGTCGATGTATTTAAGCGTACTTCTTGCTCAGGTTGAGCTTTTCCTGCAACATAATGTGTAATATAAGCAAAGAACAAGCAACGATTAATCTAAGATAATATAGACAGAAGAATACatactgtaaatatatatttgaattaaatattatttatttaaaaagtttatatccaCAAATAACGTTTATTACGAGCATcaagtttattcaaaatatagaGCTCAGTTACTGACATTGTCTCAAATATTAGAAATccaatttaaatatcttttttttaattagaataaaacaCGACAATAGAAAGCCTATGCCAGCCACAGCGGTTCTTGATgcacatttacaatttttaatttttacaatttcctgGCGACTTAGCGAATAAGTGCTTGAAGAATGATATTTGTTAAGTTTTTGGAAATTGTTAGACCCCCTATAACTTTTTCTTGTTTACAAAACTCAAATTATCGCTTTAAATTACCACGTGGAAAGTTTTGTCGACAGAGGCTGAAAATCGCTGAGAGTATCAAAGTTGACTAACATAAACAGCTGCGATAAACAAACTAATTGACAAAcaactaaataataatataatttatatatgttcaaAAAAGTTTAAGATCGAATTTCCAATACTTGAGATATTGTTGTAATTAGATCATTTACCATATTGTGAATCTtggtaatttaatactttaatcaagaatattaagctaaaataaaaatcgatttgcttactattatttttcaataaaattttatatttttttaaaaaagtaatgatgttgaagctagcagcggattcgcagcagcagattcgtcaaagcagggattctcattcaaaataaaatacataagaaactttgacatataaaggcaaactagcaagtaactgcacaaaatacacttatacgcttctaaatacatcagactatccagaacaattaacaaaaatgcgcaggtctactaaattgtttaaattatataacgagttattgcagaaacaagggaaggaagcctcggtcggggctgcaaatttttttagaacatctttatagccttctaaatcaatcccgactagtaagaaaaattaaaaaaaatgcgcacgcctacgaaaaattatttaaacaatataaagtttattgcaaaaacaggaaaacgaagtcgcggtcggggctgcaaatttttttagaacatcattgtaggcttctaaataaatcccgattagcaagaaaaatgaaaaaaaatgcgcacgcctacgaaaaattatttaaacaatataaagtttattgcaaaaacgaagtcgcggtcggggctgcaaatttttttagaacatcattgtaggcttctaaataaatccagattagcaagaaaaattaaaaaaaatgcgcacgcctacgaaaacttatttaaacaatataaagtttattgcaaaaacaggaaaacgaagtcgcggtcggggctgcaaatttttttagaacatcattgtaggcttctaaataaatcccgactagcaagaaaaattaaaaaaatgcgcacgcctacgaaaacttatttaaacaatataaagtttattgcaaaaacaggaaaacgaagtcgcggtcggggctgcaaatttttttagaacatcattgtaggcttctaaataaatcccgattagcaagaaaaatgaaaaaaaatgcgcacgcctacgaaaaattatttaaacaatataaagtttattgcaaaaacaggaaaacgaaatcgcggtcggggctgcaaatttttttagaacatcattgtaggcttctaaataaatccagattagcaagaaaaattaaaaaaaatgcgcacgcctacgaaaacttatttaaacaatataaagtttattgcaaaaacaggaaaacgaagtcgcggtcggggctgcaaatttttttagaacatcattgtaggcttctaaataaatcccgattagcaagaaaaattaaaaaaaatgcgcacgcctacgaaaacttatttaaacaatataaagtttattgcaaaaacaggaaaacgaagtcgcggtcggggctgcaaatttttttagaacatcattgtaggcttctaaataaatcccgactagcaagaaaaattaaaaaaaatgcgcacgcctacgaaaaattatttaaacaatataaagtttattgcaaaaacaggaaaacgaagtcgcggtcggggctgcaaatttttttagaacatcattgtaggcttctaaataaatcccgactagcaagaaaaattaaaaaaaatgcgcacgcctacgaaaaattatttaaacaatataaagtttattgcaaaaacaggaaaacgaagtcgcggtcggggctgcaaatttttttagaacatcattgtaggcttctaaataaatcccgactagcaagaaaaattaaaaaaaatgcgcacggctactaaattgttttaattatataacgagttattgcagaaacaaggggatggtcggcgctggaaatttattagcaatcataTTAAAGTTGGTTGCTTGCGCCGTATAGGaatataatattgtcattatagaaaagaaatagtatgatttcccaattttctacgttgatgtaaattatagatcagaaatataatttgactgctaaacatacatattgttctctctctttgcgctacccaagaccaaccaacgagggggtggcgagaatatggtctctttttttgttatgttcTTACTGTTtgtgaatgttaaaatttttttgacttttttatattaaaatttatttgcgtttttggtattagaattttttttattttttagtttttgcaataaattttatattgtttaaataatttttcattgccgtgcgcattttttttcatttttcttactagtcgggattgatttagaagccttcaataatgttctaaaaaaatttgcagccccaaccgagacttcgttttcctgtttttgcaataaattttatattgtttaaataattttttgtagccgtgcgcattttttttaatttttcttactagtggggattgatttagaaggctataaagatgttctaaaaaaattttcagccccgaccgagacttcgttttcctgtttttgcaataaactttatattgtttaaataatttttcgtaggcgtgcgcattttttttaatttttcttgctagtcgggattgatttagaagcctacaataatgttctaaaaaaatttgcagccccgaccgcgacttcgttttcctgtttttgcaataaactttatattgtttaaataatttttcgtcgGCGTgggcattttttttaatttttcttgctagttgggatttatttagaagcctacaatgatgttgtaaaaaaatttgcagccccgaccgcgacttcgttttcctgtttttgcaataaactttatattgtttaaataatttttcgtaggcgtgcgcattttttttaatttttcttgctagttgggatttatttagaagcctacaatgatgttctaaaaaaatttgcagccccgaccgcgacttcgttttcctgtttttgcaataaactttatattgtttaaataatttttcgtaggcgtgcgcattttttttaatttttcttgctagtcgggattgatttagaagcctacaataatgttctaaaaaaatttgcagccccgaccgcgacttcgttttcctgtttttgcaataaactttatattgtttaaataatttttcgtaggcgtgcgcattttttttaatttttcttgctagtcgggattgatttagaagcctacaataatgttctaaaaaaatttgcagccccgaccgcgacttcgttttcctgtttttgcaataaactttatattgtttaaataatttttcgtaggcgtgcgcattttttttaatttttcttgctagtcgggattgatttagaagcctacaataatgttctaaaaaaatttgcagccccgactgcgacttcgttttcctgtttttgcaataaactttatattgtttaaataatttttcgtaggcgtgcgcattttttttaatttttcttgctagtcgggattgatttagaagcctacaataatgttctaaaaaaatttgcagccccgaccgcgacttcgttttcctgtttttgcaataaactttatattgtttaaataattttttgtagccgtgcgcatttcttttaatttttcttacccgtggggattgatttagaaggctataaagatgttctaaaaaaattttcagccccgaccgagacttcgttttcctgtttttgcaataaactttatattgtttaaataatttttcgtaggcgtgcgcattttttttaatttttcttgctagtcgggattgatttagaagcctacaataatgttctaaaaaaatttgcagccccgaccgcgacttcgttttcctgtttttgcaataaactttatattgtttaaataatttttcgtaggcgtgcgcattttttttaatttttcttgctagtcgggatttatttagaagcctacaatgatgttctaaaaaaatttgcagccccgaccgaggcttccttcccttgtttctgcaataactcgttatataatttaaacaatttagtagacctgcgcatttttgttaattgttctggatagtctgatctatttagaagcgtataagtgtatgttgtgcagttacttgctagtttgcctttatatgtcaaagtttcttatgtattttattttgaatgagaatccctgctttgacgaatctgctgctgcgaatccgctgctagcttcaacatcataaaaaagtataattttttttttaataaattgttttaaaatgtgataaatatattttaagattatcaagCAAATACTCTTAAAGACaaccgttattaaaaaaaaaattaattgaataattgccTTTTTTAGTAATAGAATGAATTTTGTGTATACACTTTTAAATCTTACCAGTAATAACGACTATGTTGTCACCACTGTTTCTCCTTGAGTCACTTCTGCTTCTGATCGGCGTTGATGTAATCACCGACACGTTAACTCCCGAATCTTGTTTCTCTAAGCCTTTGTCATCGATCGTCGCGTTCTCTTGGATGTAGTCAGTTTTATTACCATCTATTTTAGCGCGTAATTCATCTGAGAAGCTTTCCAGAGAATCATTTCTGGACGATCCTACGCTGCGACTTTTCGCAGAACTCTCAGTCTTTGCTACGTTAAACTGTGTCTTAATATCTTCCGTAGAACTAGccttaacattatttttttccgtTAGAAGCGTCGACGCAACGGATACGTGCTTCGTTGTTTCCGTAGAACCATCGCTTATTCTTTTCTTAGGATCCATGGATAATCGTTTTTCCAATACGGCATTCAGTTTCTCGCCAACGAATTTCCGCTTTTCTTCCAAACTCTTATAAACCTCCTTCTCCCGAGATTGCAACTCATTGCAATTCGTTACGTCATCAACAGACGACAGCTTGTTTTTCATTctaaatgaaaatgttttatgataAATAGTGTTCCAATTATAAAACTAAACTCtaacaattaaaaagtaaatagaataaatagaaaataaatagaaaatgctCACCTGTTCTTATCTTCAAAAGATGATTGCTTATATATTATCTTGGACAAATCTTCGATCATTTCCGGCTTCACAGGTGCCGACTTGCGTTTTTCATTTAGCCCCAATTGCTTCTTCGAAACCGAACTCGATTTATTGTTTATCAACTTTTGCTGACTTTcgaatctttttatattatcaaataatttaccATTACCCTCGCTTTCTACTTTTTTCGTCTTCTCAGAATTGTCCACTTCATTTTGTGTCTGATTCTCAATTTCGAAATTATTCTGCTGTTTAACATTTGTCACCTGTTGATCCGCCATTTTTTCATTTTGGGACAACTTATTGATATGTAGTTTGTCTTCTGTAGACTTTTGTTTATCTGTAAGGTTCCCGACTTTCTCAACGGTTTTGGGAATGTTTTCTCTCTCCTCatctttcctcttcttttcttcacTATCCTGACGCATGGGTGGTGGAGGAGGTGCTGGTCCTTTATCGCGAGATAATCTGCGCTCATTTGTTTCACTTGGTGGCTTAGGTGCCTGcgcaaataataattacatgctgttagtaaacatttattatcCGCGCGACAAGTTATTATTGTAAGAGtacatgttatatattacaaagcgattcattaaatgtaatatctaaTATCGAGATATCGCGTGAAGCATTTATTTTAGTTCTTTTGTTCTTcttagatataaaaaagttgTCCTGCATGTCAGATCTATTTTCCAtcgttgttaataaataaacgagATATTAAAGGATAGACGGTTTATTCTTTGTAAttctaacaattattaattattatcattattttcattttatttatataccagtcaataagcaaataaaaacaacttaatataattacatttacaaataaaaaatgatgtgttaataaaatctgtataaaaattatatctaaaaaatatcgattaatttgcaattaattagtTTGAAGtcattacaataatatatttttttaaatagttgttTACTGATAATTGTTCAGCAATTGATGCAATAATTAATAGGACGGTTTCTggtttataaatgttaatacatttttgtcatatatttGTACATCTGATACACGATATACCTAATAGTCATCATTCTAACGCATACATTAAACATAAAGTCAAAACTAAACTGATTTACTTTTcgtctattaaataatttttttatttttttacggaatttaaaaaaatattgaagtaaaaaaattctatataatgcctactttttatttgccaaaattcaaaatgaaacCAAATAAgttcttaaacaaaaaatatcaaattttaattttttttcgtgcTTTAGAGTGTCGTAACCCCTTAATTCTAAATCTTTCTCTTCATTCCATAAGctatgaattaataaaaattaattatatcggATACCTGCTTCTTCTCAGGAGGCTGTATGTTCTCTTTGGATTCGGCCTTACGTAATCTCTTATTCTTATCCTCTTTTTC
Protein-coding regions in this window:
- the LOC105202553 gene encoding STE20-like serine/threonine-protein kinase isoform X4, with the protein product MKCRRCECYLKYRKAIRRNWISPGNGDQRTSQLPLELDQITDDSAPTRLDADVKIPEKENLVALPASVKKEESHKREINRDGEKEDKNKRLRKAESKENIQPPEKKQAPKPPSETNERRLSRDKGPAPPPPPMRQDSEEKKRKDEERENIPKTVEKVGNLTDKQKSTEDKLHINKLSQNEKMADQQVTNVKQQNNFEIENQTQNEVDNSEKTKKVESEGNGKLFDNIKRFESQQKLINNKSSSVSKKQLGLNEKRKSAPVKPEMIEDLSKIIYKQSSFEDKNRMKNKLSSVDDVTNCNELQSREKEVYKSLEEKRKFVGEKLNAVLEKRLSMDPKKRISDGSTETTKHVSVASTLLTEKNNVKASSTEDIKTQFNVAKTESSAKSRSVGSSRNDSLESFSDELRAKIDGNKTDYIQENATIDDKGLEKQDSGVNVSVITSTPIRSRSDSRRNSGDNIVVITGKAQPEQEVRLNTSTVHITADSPDLSNSLASNISQVTVVTTHPPVLVDAPSAMSATTPLPRRTSPTSEVVIVANEMNKTQVNDNSVDDDAFPSLDSLEYTPQEQPIVLTDVSKRIGKKLDESEVVIVSPIVDELQDTSHVSVVTVGEDKEQVKDSSISKKHNVIRTGSSHSDLSSNERLSLRSDSGDESGKIIVASTTIESPDIDDYERNAKKLNGLIKNEMPHHTDDKIVKTVKPKEVNVKSFGKEKRVSPDSFEGSRSQSDSSSIRSHTPSKSIDRSDAESISTTISQDSRESNKENRLNQPQHTEVDEEVVLRRKPDYNREISSRPTRTKEDIQMMNLKKKTRKRTRKFEIDGVMMTTTTSKVIYGDDENGKVYDDQIFRKQELRELKMLQKMEQKQYQDLSQKAQFNKDQQEKRFEQERQILERSAEADLEALARQQRQQIERAEAQQEVDLRLSSKKIRSEQERELKQFREGLKQELRLLKQEIDLMPKDKRKSAFKIRKEKLEAEHEEREKLFLEKLNESHEMSLRRLSDSHREKIALMERQFLQQKQQLMRGREAAIWEQEERQIHERQQLLKKQLKDIFFLQRHQMLIRHEKELEQMKRMNQRKEEELIKRQTVERRNLPKRIRNEMKAREMMFRESMRISMSSVLAPDPDAEREKLKKFQENEKKRYRAEQQRFELKHSRQLEEVRAQSDATIKELEQLQNEKRKMLMEHETLKLKEQEEAYGREIREWKAQLKPRKQKIEADLAAEMEALEKRYQDYLPPSGFSGLSFPLFDYSETVIYDTWRRSPRLSRLPRSTPTSPSFTIPRVSLKISGSDSGTFVSNGTLSRSYSKPDLLPFSRR
- the LOC105202553 gene encoding serine/threonine-protein kinase 10 isoform X2, whose amino-acid sequence is MSFLSNLKKAFHFGGNDAKKKKLYNNIKMDCNPEEFWEMIGELGDGAFGKVYKAQHKQSNYLAAAKMCALEGEDDLSDFMIEIDILSECKHPNIVELHEAYFIEGKLWMLIEYCDGGAVDSIMVELEKALTEMQIAYICQYMTKGLAFLHKSKVVHRDLKAGNVLLTMAGGVKIADFGVSAKNKHTLQKHDTFIGTPYWMAPEVVLCETFRDNPYDFKVDIWSLGITLIEFAQMEPPNHEMSPMRVLLKIQKGDPPKLDQPGKWSKEFNDFIAKALIKDPTSRPTADDLLKHPFISRNLDPKPVRDLLLEYKADVVEEELVDEEAEDQRTSQLPLELDQITDDSAPTRLDADVKIPEKENLVALPASVKKEESHKREINRDGEKEDKNKRLRKAESKENIQPPEKKQAPKPPSETNERRLSRDKGPAPPPPPMRQDSEEKKRKDEERENIPKTVEKVGNLTDKQKSTEDKLHINKLSQNEKMADQQVTNVKQQNNFEIENQTQNEVDNSEKTKKVESEGNGKLFDNIKRFESQQKLINNKSSSVSKKQLGLNEKRKSAPVKPEMIEDLSKIIYKQSSFEDKNRMKNKLSSVDDVTNCNELQSREKEVYKSLEEKRKFVGEKLNAVLEKRLSMDPKKRISDGSTETTKHVSVASTLLTEKNNVKASSTEDIKTQFNVAKTESSAKSRSVGSSRNDSLESFSDELRAKIDGNKTDYIQENATIDDKGLEKQDSGVNVSVITSTPIRSRSDSRRNSGDNIVVITGKAQPEQEVRLNTSTVHITADSPDLSNSLASNISQVTVVTTHPPVLVDAPSAMSATTPLPRRTSPTSEVVIVANEMNKTQVNDNSVDDDAFPSLDSLEYTPQEQPIVLTDVSKRIGKKLDESEVVIVSPIVDELQDTSHVSVVTVGEDKEQVKDSSISKKHNVIRTGSSHSDLSSNERLSLRSDSGDESGKIIVASTTIESPDIDDYERNAKKLNGLIKNEMPHHTDDKIVKTVKPKEVNVKSFGKEKRVSPDSFEGSRSQSDSSSIRSHTPSKSIDRSDAESISTTISQDSRESNKENRLNQPQHTEVDEEVVLRRKPDYNREISSRPTRTKEDIQMMNLKKKTRKRTRKFEIDGVMMTTTTSKVIYGDDENGKVYDDQIFRKQELRELKMLQKMEQKQYQDLSQKAQFNKDQQEKRFEQERQILERSAEADLEALARQQRQQIERAEAQQEVDLRLSSKKIRSEQERELKQFREGLKQELRLLKQEIDLMPKDKRKSAFKIRKEKLEAEHEEREKLFLEKLNESHEMSLRRLSDSHREKIALMERQFLQQKQQLMRGREAAIWEQEERQIHERQQLLKKQLKDIFFLQRHQMLIRHEKELEQMKRMNQRKEEELIKRQTVERRNLPKRIRNEMKAREMMFRESMRISMSSVLAPDPDAEREKLKKFQENEKKRYRAEQQRFELKHSRQLEEVRAQSDATIKELEQLQNEKRKMLMEHETLKLKEQEEAYGREIREWKAQLKPRKQKIEADLAAEMEALEKRYQDYLPPSGFSGLSFPLFDYSETVIYDTWRRSPRLSRLPRSTPTSPSFTIPRVSLKISGSDSGTFVSNGTLSRSYSKPDLLPFSRR